The window AACTCTTTCGgtaatttctcaataataaagaaaaatatttttaacatccAGTTTCCTTCATTctcaattgaattgaatagCCAACAAGCAATTAACCATAAGGCTAATATTGTTTAGCTTATTAACCATAAGGCTAATATAATCCTAATCGGATGATAAATATTGTTTAGCTTATTAACCATAAGGCTAAACATCTTTTAATGGTGGTATTCTTTGGCAATAAAGTTAGAGGATCATTCGTTCTATCCGATAAACCTATTCATAGCTGATAATACGTTTTTTAGGCTataaaaagtttctttttgaCTATGCTAGATTTCCACTTGCCTACATACCATGAGAGTCACAAAGTATTgttcaaagttttcatttatACTAGTGATGGCAcaattttcaacattattgGCAATGTTACGAGGtaagatattaaaattgagactgtgtgtagtttttttaagaatagtgGACTGCCAAATATCATTATCAGATACTACAAGTTTTTTATTGATCAGTTAAatcacttaaaaaaaagttcctAGCCTATCTTGATTGAGGTAATATGGGAAAGAGAACAATGTGTAAATAACATTGCCTCTTCTtccctttaattttaatttgctCAAGAAGCATCAAGTCATAATTGCCATCTTAGAAAGCAACTTAACTTAGTTTTGGCTACTAAATTAGCATTGGGTTTAACTTCAAATTCATCTCCTTACATTGTTATTCTACACCAgcttcttttaaaactaaaacaacatgcttttgttctaaaaatgttaaatttaattaacattcAATTCAATGTCTATTTAGTTTAACACACAATTTAAGCTCGTATTGAttaatcatttgttttttttaaactgctatcataacaattttgtttttgatttaTAACCTTAGAAATGTagcatatataaatttgaagagaaaagagagagtttATAACTTGAAGTTAGAATTGATTAGAAAGTTGAGAGTAATTGGTAAGGAAAGGAGAGAGTTGGATCCGTCGGCCCACTTAATTatgttaaaatgaaaaaaagaaaagaaaagaaaagaaaagaaaaagaaagagttgaggagaggagaggagaggagaggttGCTTAGTGTGGTGACTGTCCTTTCTTTCCCATATGGATTCTCTTCCTCCACTCTTTCCCTCTTCTCTAAACCACAACCATTCCGAACCCTAATCtcaatttccatttcttcttcccttaATCTTCCATGGCCAtcccttctccttctccttcaacCTTCTCCCCTTCTGCTTCTTTCTCCTCCTCCAGAACTGacccttcttccttctctccATTTCCCTCCATTTCTCCTCGAACCTTTTCCATCTCTTCCCGTCTCAATTCCTCCATCTTCTCCGCCGCCGCTGGTTTCTTTGGTGCTCCCGACAACGGCGATATTCAGTACGAGCTTCTCCATCATGGCTTATCTCTGGAACGTCGAAAAACTGGCTCTGCTGTCTTCGTTACACTTCCTCTCGATGCTGTCTCTCCTGATGGCCAACTCCGTAGGAAGAAGGCAATGTCGCAGTCCTTCAGGGCACTTGCGGCTGCTGGAGTTGAAGGGGTTGTCATTGAACTTTGGTGGGGTTTGGTGGAGACGGATGTTccttgtaattataattggaAAGGGTATTTGGAAATTGTGGCTATGGCTCGTCGGTTTGGCCTCAAAGTTCGGGCTGTGTTTACATTCAATCAACATGGCTTGGGGCCCGATGATCCTCACTGGTTAGTCGGTTTAATTTCTCTGTTCTTAATGTTATCTTTTGGCTAGTTAATTCCGAGTTGCATCACCATAAGCATGTATTTCCattcttgaaaattaatatttcccCCATTTCTTACTTTCTGGATAGCCTCTGGGTTGGGCGAGGGAGGGTTCTATATAGGGGGACGGTGCACAAGTTGGTCTGTAAAATATAAgtaaacaaagaacaaaaatctGTAGATATATGGTTTTATGTAAGAACTGTCTTCGTGGTAGCTGCATTCGATTGAATAGAGTTAAATTACAACTTTAGAGCAGAAGTTTTTGGGAGCTTAGAGATTTGGAGTATAATTCAGTGTTAAATTGATTGAAGTGCTGTAGCCCTTCAATATTTAATGGCGagttaaagaagaaaaaagagaaacaaaaaactgaCATACACAGGTATTcgtacatattttaaaattcagcATTGAGCGAAGTAAGAAGTGGGAAATAACTCACTCTCCTAACTCCTTGCATCAAATCTTAGACCTCCATCTTCCTCCATCTCCCTTCTTTTCCACGTTGAGCTTCTCGTGCAGTTTCCCCCTGCTTGTATTTTCAAGACATTTTACCTAGATTGGCGGTAAATCCTTATCTATGGCATGAGTTACAGTTGAAGAAGTAGAGTAAGAAGGATTGAATATGGTAGCAATCACTTGTAATCCATTTCCGTACGTTGGTGGCCCACCTTCTAGGGGCTCTCTTGCTACGCCTATTTTCACATTCTATCTTCTCCTGCTTCGATGACCATTGCTGAGGCTTCAgttttttttcgttttatgGCAATTCCAAAAAAGGTTAAGGTTATTTTGTGGCTAGTCTTATTTGGGAGATTTAATACCTTGAAAGGTGTTTTATAACactctttcttcatcttcctcccTCAATAGTGTGTTCTGTGTTGAAGGCATTGGCTGGATCTAATAAATCATTTGTTGTGGGATTTCCAGTTTACAAGCTACCTTTGGAATTGTTGGCGGAGGTTGTTTTGTGTTAGTGGGGCTTGCAATATAGTTGAGTGAAACAACATGATATTTGGAGTTGAGGTTGGGAAATCAAAGGAGGTGATTTGGGAGGTAGTGTGATTTAACCCTTCTCAATAGGTGTCTGCCAAAAAGGAGACATAGTCTCAAtaactaagaggtcatggGTTCAATTCATGGTGGTCACCtatttaggaattaattttctatgaGTGTCCTTGACACCGAAAAGTTGTAGGGTTGGGTGGGTTGTCTCCTGACATTAGTTGAAGTGCGCTTAAGTTTGGCCTAGATACTCGGGATAAGGGaggataagaaaattttatctttggGATGTGCCTTAATTTTTCGCCTGTGTATTTAATGGGGTAGAGGTGGCCGGTGTTTAATTCGTTGTTCCATGCTGTGGTTGATGGGAGAGGGGCTGAAGGGGTGGCTCTTCCCAACGTTGACTCTGTTGGGATTCTTTAGGTTGGCAATTTCCTTTTGGTAATCAGGGATCCTTGCTCTGCGAGGTTAAAGAGGCTACTGGTTGGGCGACATTGGCTTTGGTTGGAAATGGAATTAACAAAGTGGAGGTCAAGGAAGGTATAAATGGTAAGACCGTAAGGGGGACAAGGGTTCAGAGATAAAAGGAGGAGGGGATAAGAGAAAGTGGAAGGAGGGTAATGACTAGCTGTGTATGGAATTAAGGAAGTTGGATAGCTCAGTTAATTATGGGAGCAAGAAAGTCTCTAAGGAGGTAGGGCCATCTTTgtcaaaatgttaaaagttgTCTCTTGGAATCTCAGGGGCCTGCATGGTCAAGTTAAAAGGAGGTTGGTTAAGGATTTTCTTAGACAGGAAGCTCCGGACATTGTCATTTAATGGAAACCAAAAGAAGTCAGTTCTGCAGTAGGAGAATTGCCAGCATTTGGAAGAGAAGAAGGGTTGAGTGGGAGTTCCTCGATGCAGAAGGGTTATCAGGtggaattttgattttgtggaGTACAAGGACTTTCTTAATGAGGGTTAGAGGTAGGTTCTCCATGTCTATTTCCTTCTTAGACAGTGAGGGCGAAGAGTTCTGGGTCACTGGAGTTTATGGTCCCCCGAGGATCAAGGGAATGGATTTGTTTTACCTTTTTCGGGATGTACCTTACCTTTTTCGCCAGTGTATACAATTGGACACTCAATAGGGGAGGATAAAAAAGGGGTAAGGCACATCCCAAAGATAAAACCCAAGGAAGGGGaggataagaaaattttaatgtagAAAGATTCTGATCTTCTAAAGGTTGTGAACATTTACGCCAATACAAAGcattaagaataataaaatctcTAAAGCTCTCAAAGGTTGAGTTATTAACGTTTAAAATCCCTCATTCTGTTCACACCAAAGGGACCAACCAGTAAAGGAGAAATTAGAGGCATAGTATTTTCTTGCCACTATGGGAAGGATGTTCTACAAAAATCAACATAATAAGAGGTCGTCTTCATTCGGGCTCTAAGGTAGTTGTGGGGTAATTTATCCCATGCTTCGATTGTGTACTAGAGGTAATTATCGACCACTGTGAGGTCTTTATTTGGATTGTAATGCCATTGTGAGGTTGAGGGGAAGAGGTATAAAGCCACATATATTCAGTATTGAACCATAGTGAGCATACTCAATGGTAATTGATATATACTCCTATTAAAGTTGGAAATTTAAATCCACATATCCCTACTTGGTGGTTCCTTTCCTACTTAATAATTTTGGTAGTTGTATGTTTCTTTTGTAAGCTTCTTTTTGGAAGTTTTAaggttttggttttttcttcaGCCATTCCTGAATTCTCTGttatacctttttttaaaaaagattcaaatcaGCTAAAAGGTGTCTCTTCAAATAATGCAAAATGTGAACCCTTTGGTCCTCATCCCTCAAGACAAGAACCAAAGAAGACGACGGTCCTTTTAAAAGAGAGATTTTCAAAGGTAAAAGGTCATTTTCAATCATATTgacaaatcataaaataacACTAAGATATGCATTCTGTAAGGTAACACGATCAAAAAAGGATGAAGTCAGACAATTCATTACATGGCTGATTGCTGATTGCTTTATAGTCCTTCAGCCCATTCATCGCATGGCTCCTAACTTGCTTTAATTCCCATCCATGACTCAGCACCCATTAGCGGTTGTACATACTGATATTCAGAGCTTTTCAATATCTGTCAATCATACAATATCATAACTCAATCgaagttttcttcttatccAGAACTTTTCCTTTCCCTTGCTTGTTTCCTAGATATTGCTGTCAATTTCTGCTGTGCtgtttaatattatatttttgttattagtaTTGTCATACTCTTATGACTAAAGCCAATTGAAGGGCCTTTTGTATTCACTTTCCTGAGGCTTTGCCTCCTTTTGTTTGTACATTCCATTTGTTACTCACGTTTGTCAACTAATAAAATTGGGAACTGATAGATTTAGTTTcttgtttgaaatgaaaacaTGCTCATGTGAAATAAGAGTTGTCTTGCTGGAAAAGTGAACTACTTTAAATTTCGTTATTCTAAGATAATGGTTTATCTGCCATTGAATCTGAAGTCTCCTTTATTTCCCCTTTGTTTCCCCAATAAAACATTAAGGATTCCCCTTCCTAAATGGGTACTTGAAGAGATTAATAAAGATCCCGATTTAGCATATTCTGACAGATTTGGAAGGAGAAATTCGGAATATATTACTCTTGGATGTGACACTCTTCCCGTTTTGCGTGGACGATCGCCTATCCAAGCATATGCAGATTTTATGAGAAATTTTAGAGACACTTTTAGACCTTATCTCGGAGCCATTATAACGGTAAATACTGCTTTATACACTACgtcaaatttcaaactctGTCTTCTGAATTTGTCACttacattcattttttgatGGTTAATATTACAGGGGATTCAAGTTGGAATGGGTCCAGCTGGTGAACTAAGATATCCGTCATCCCCTTCCCAGAAGCTAGCATGGGCATGGCGCTCGCGTGAGCTCGGAGAGTTTCAGTGTTACGATAAGGTAGAAGAATAATAGGGAGCTTCTTCACACTTTCCTTTGATTGTAGTTGCATTTTCTAAGacttattttgatttctattCTTAATGGTGTGTTTCAGTATATGCTTGCCTCCCTGAATGCTTGTGCTCAAAATGTTGGGATGCGTGAATGGGGAAATGGAGGTCCAATTGGTGCTAGTAATTTGATGAACAATCCCGAACAAACAGAATTTTTTAAAGGTGATGATGGTTCTTGGAATACTCCTTACGGTgaattttttctcaaatggTACTCAGAAATGCTTCGTCTACATGGGGAGAGACTATGCAAGGAAGCTGAAACCATTTTCAGAGGTAGTGAAGTCAATTTGTCAGCCAAACTAGGTGGGATTCATTGGCATTACGGAACAAAATCTCACCCATCAGAGTTGACAGCTGGATACTACAATACTTCGATCCGTGATGGTTATCTCCCAATTGTTCGCATGTTCGGTAGGTATAAGTTCACTATTTGTTGTTCATGCTTCGAAATGAAAGATGCAGTTGAAAAGCAGATGAACCCTGTTAGTAGCCCAGAAGGGTTTCTTCGGCAGCTGCTGATGGCTGCTCGGGTGTGCGGTGTACCTTTGGAAGGTGAAAACTCTGCATCGAGGTTGGATGACGACTCGTTTCAACAGGTTGTAAAGATGTCAAGGGTTTATACAGATGGGTTGGAGAAGCCCTcgttttctttcaattttgtgagGATGGACAAGAACATGTTTGAGTATAGTAATTGGGTTCGATTTACACGTTTTGTGAGGCAGATGTCTGATACCTCCAAGCTTTTTCGAGCCAAACTAGATCCTGGAAATAACAGAGGTCTCTCATCGGATATTACTGCTTCAAGATTGACTCTTCTATGTCACTGAAGTTAATGTTTGCGTGAATCATTCAATGGTTCCTCCATGTAGTATGCTTTGGTATGTAATATTGAATGAACTACTGATCAGTCgagaatatataaattatgtaGCAACTACCCGTATACACACCTAAATTAAGGAGCTTATGTAATGGCCAACAATATTACCCAAAAATAAGTAAAGAAATTCTTTGGTATAAGATGGCGGGCAGGAAACATAACCTCTTTTGATAGCATAAAATACTATGGTAGTATGAAGAAAAGCCCATTTAGTATTCAAAGAATCGTTCATGTGTACAAATCCAAATAAAGGCAACACCATTGGGCATGAAAGATGGTTCTAACAAAACTACGCATTGGACTCAACCATCTCTTGAGTATGTGATGTACGACTCATCCAACCGTGCTCAGGCATTCTTTGACATTCGAGATGCCGTTGGTGAAGATTTTGAATCTGGAAATATATTAGCCAAAAGAACagacattaataaaaaaagaagattcattttttatttcaatttcaacgAAAGAGTGGAATATACATGCATTCAACGCAAAACCATTCAAGAGTTAAGCCACTTTCACATTGCTATTTCTTGATCCGTAAATTCACATAAAACAAGAACACAGAAAATAACACCCAATAAACCTAGTACATAATTATAGTAAATGTTGTGAATATCACAGGAAAGGAAGATAGAGCTTGCAGTTTTTATGCCTCCATCCTCCattacatttcaaaatattggGCGATAATGAGGCATGTGTGGgggattaaattttaatccgAAAGATTCAACCCTGGCATATCCCCACAATTAATTATCACCAACACAATCAGACTATTCTTCGACGGGAAAATTGAACAAATGAAGTGAAAATTACCAAAAGATTAGAGAAGCATCCCGAGTGtaagaaagaatgattatCACCACTCCACTTTGCAGGTGCAGGAGCTTTCTGCGTTCCCCTTCATGCTCTGAGCATTCTAAGACGACTTGTATGCACATTAGCACATGAACGTCTCAATTGTGTTAAGAAACTTGTTCACATATAGTCACATGTCACGGAATGGCTTTTATCGAAACTCTGAAAGATACACAAGATATCATCAATGAGAAAGTTGGAACACCGGTATCACCTaatccaacaaaaacaaaattctaatcCCAACAGCTAATAGTGACAAAATGGACTAAACTAATGGTTAGTTCGCAGCTACGGATAGGCTGAAAGTTCTACGATAACTAAAAGTCGAAATATAGTTTTGGAGTCAGAAATTAACCCCTGTTTTTACTTTGGGtcctaaaatttcaattctccCTCCTGAATTAACATCTTCGAACAAACATCTTCATAGAAATATAACAACCAACAGAAAAAATGAcaagatatattttattttacatatatttttatgaaggAAAACAGAAAGAATGATAACAGCTCAACCTTGCTAGAGCAAAATTGCTATATAGGTTGTACAACTATGTCCCTTGAGTTCTGACATACagataagaaaatgaatatgtAGTACATCACTCATATAACATGTGGGAAATGTAGGCTAAGAGCTAAGACTTATTTCAATATTCGAGAGCACACGTAATATTAGGTTGCCAACAAAAGTTTTGCAATGTAGATCATTTTCGCTTTTGCTCATTTATTTAGCCCCAAC of the Cucumis sativus cultivar 9930 chromosome 3, Cucumber_9930_V3, whole genome shotgun sequence genome contains:
- the LOC101217041 gene encoding beta-amylase 1, chloroplastic — its product is MAIPSPSPSTFSPSASFSSSRTDPSSFSPFPSISPRTFSISSRLNSSIFSAAAGFFGAPDNGDIQYELLHHGLSLERRKTGSAVFVTLPLDAVSPDGQLRRKKAMSQSFRALAAAGVEGVVIELWWGLVETDVPCNYNWKGYLEIVAMARRFGLKVRAVFTFNQHGLGPDDPHWIPLPKWVLEEINKDPDLAYSDRFGRRNSEYITLGCDTLPVLRGRSPIQAYADFMRNFRDTFRPYLGAIITGIQVGMGPAGELRYPSSPSQKLAWAWRSRELGEFQCYDKYMLASLNACAQNVGMREWGNGGPIGASNLMNNPEQTEFFKGDDGSWNTPYGEFFLKWYSEMLRLHGERLCKEAETIFRGSEVNLSAKLGGIHWHYGTKSHPSELTAGYYNTSIRDGYLPIVRMFGRYKFTICCSCFEMKDAVEKQMNPVSSPEGFLRQLLMAARVCGVPLEGENSASRLDDDSFQQVVKMSRVYTDGLEKPSFSFNFVRMDKNMFEYSNWVRFTRFVRQMSDTSKLFRAKLDPGNNRGLSSDITASRLTLLCH